The sequence CACCGCGCGTGATGAGGACGTCACCGTCTACAACGCCGATATCGACGGTCGTGACGCCGTCGTGCTCACCCGCTCGGTCGTGTCGGCTGAGCCCGGCAAGGAGGCCTAAATGAAACATCTCATTAACATCGCTGATGTGAGCGCCCAGGAGATTCTCGGGCTCATGGATGAAGCGGATCGCTTCCGCGAGGCACTTGATGGCCGCGAGGTCAAGAAGCTGCCTACCCTTCGAGGTCGCACGGTCTTCACCCTGTTCTATGAAAACTCCACTCGCACGCGCTCGTCCTTTGAGACCGCTGGCAAGTGGATGTCTGCGGATGTCATTAACCTCTCTGCGTCGAGCTCTTCCGTGAACAAGGGCGAGTCCCTCAAGGACACTGGCTTGACGCTGACCTCGATTGGCGCGGATGCCATCATCATTCGCCACCCGTCCTCGGGTGCTGCGCAGCAGCTGGCCAGCTGGGTCGCCCCAGACGGACAGGGGCCGAGCGTCATCAACGCCGGAGACGGTTCGCACCAGCATCCGACGCAGGCGCTTCTCGACGCCACCACGATGCGCCAACGCCTCAACCTCGATACCGAGCGCTCCGCGGGCGGCACGGGTTTTGAAGGCCTTAAGGTCACCATCGTCGGTGACTGCCTGCACTCCCGCGTGGTGCGCTCCAACGTGGATTTGCTCTCCACCTTGGGCGCTGAGGTCACCCTCGTTGCGCCGCCGACGCTGCTGCCCTATGGGGTAGACACCTGGCCGGTGCGCGTCTCACACGACCTCGATGCCGAGGTGGCTAATGCAGACGTCGTTATGATGCTGCGCGTGCAGGCCGAGCGTATGAACGGCGGTTTCTTCCCGTCTCATCGTGAATACGCCTCCCTTTATGGTCTATCCAAGGATCGCGCGGCGGCGATGAAGAAGGATGCGATCATCATGCACCCAGGGCCGATGGTCCGCGGCATGGAAATCAACTACGCCGTGGCGGACTATGACAATGCGGCCGTGCTTCAGCAGGTTAACAACGGCGTCCACGTGCGCATGGCCACCTTGTTTACGCTGCTTACCAATGGCGAGAACGCCGGAATCTAGACGAGGAGATACTGAGATATGACTACTTATCCTGACACCGGCGCGCTGTCTGCACCCGCAGAAGGCACCCTGCTCATTACTAATGTTCGCCCTTATGGTGAAGGCGAGCCGACGAGCGTCCTCATCAAGGATGGCGTCATTGCGTCGCTGGGCACCGCGAACGACGCAACGGAGGATACTGAGCCCGACCGGACCATCGATGCCGGCGGTCATGTCCTGCTGCCCGGCCTGGTGGATATGCACGTTCACCTGCGCGAGCCCGGCCGTGAGGATACCGAGACCATTGAGACGGGCTCGCGGGCCGCTGCCAAGGGCGGATTCACCGCCGTGTTCACTATGGCGAACACCTCTCCCGTGACCGACCAGCCCATCATCGCTGAGTCTGTCTGGGCCAAGGGCCAGGCCCGCGGCCTGTGTGATGTCCACCCGGTTGGCTCTATAACCAAGGGCCTTGAAGGCAAGACGCTCACCGAATTTGGCATGATGGCGCGGTCTGATGCCAAGGTGCGCATGTTCTCCGATGACGGAAAGTGCGTCCAGGACCCGCAGCTCATGCGTCGCGCCCTGGAGTACGCCAAGGGCCTTGATGTTCTCTTGGCACAGCACGCTGAGGACCACCGCATGACCGAAGGTGCTTCCGCCAACGAGGGTGAGGTCGCTGCACGCCTGGGCCTGCGCGGATGGCCGCGCGTGGCGGAAGAATCCATTGTCGCCCGCGACGCACTCTTGGCCCGTGACTACGGCAACCGCATGCACATCTGCCATGCGTCCACCAAGGGCACCGTCGAGCTGCTCAAGTGGGCGAAGGAGCAGGACATTCCACTGACTGCCGAGGTCACCCCGCACCACTTGCTCATGACCGATGAGAAGCTCGTGACCTATGACGGTGTCTTCCGCGTGAACCCGCCGCTGCGCGAGGAAGCAGATACCTTGGCGCTGCGCCAGGCGCTTCTCGACGGCCTCATTGACGTCGTCGCCACCGACCATGCCCCGCACGGAAGCGAAGACAAGTGCGTTGAGTTCGAGAACGCTAAGCCTGGCATGCTGGGCTTGGAGTCCTCACTCGCGGTCATCGCCAAGCTTTTCGTCGCTACCGGGCTCGCGGACTGGCGCTTCGTTGCCCGCGTCATGTCTGAGCGTCCAGCCGAAATCACCCGTCTGCCCGGCCACGGCCGCCCCATCGCCGTGGGCGAGCCAGCCAACCTCACCATCGTCGATCCAAAACACTCGTGGGTATCCGATTCCACCCGCCTGGCTTCTAAATCGGACAACAACCCCTATGAGGGCGAGGAATTCGGCGCGCGCGTGACCCACACCATTCTGCGCGGCGCGGTGACGTATGACCTCGCCGCCGACCAATCGGGACAATAGTTACTTAGAGACACCACGAGCACCTAGTGCTACATACTGAAAGGCCACCACACAGTGACTTCCACAGAAACTTCTTCTGCAACCGCGACCGGTGAGGCGTCGTCAAGCGCCCAGCCCATTCCCGCCATCCTGGTACTCGCTGATGGCCGCACCTTCCGCGGCCACGGCTTCGGCGCGACTGGCACCACCCTGGGCGAGGCCGTCTTCACCACCGCCATGACCGGCTACCAGGAAACCATGACGGACCCGTCGTACCACCGCCAGATTGTCGTGACCGCTGCCCCGCAGATCGGCAACACCGGCTGGAATGACGAGGACAATGAGTCCCACGGGGACACGATCTGGGTCGCCGGCCTCGTCATCCGCGACCTGGCACGCCGCGTCTCCAACTGGCGCGCTGCGCGTACTTTGCCGGAGGAGATGGAAAAGCAAGGCATCATCGGCATCAGCGGAATCGACACCCGTACCGTGGTGCGACACCTGCGCAACCACGGCTCCATCAAGGCCGGTCTCTTCTCCGGCGAAGCCGCTGAGAGGGACGTTGCGGAGCTCATCGAGGAGGTCAAGAACCAACCGTCTATGGCCGGTCTGGACCTGTCCGAGGAGGTCTCCACGGATAAGCCCTACACCATTGAGGCAGTCGGGGAGAAGTGCTACACCGTCGTTGCCTACGACATGGGTGTGAAGACCGCTACGCCGAACAACTTTGCGCAGCGCGGCATCGAAACCATCGTCGTTCCGGCCAATACTCCGTTTGAGGAGATCACGCAGTACAACCCGGACGGTGTCTTCGTCTCCAACGGCCCGGGTGACCCGGCTACGGCCGACGCCATGGTGGAGGTCGTCCGTGACATCCTCGCCGCCAAGTACCCCTTCTTTGGCATCTGCTTTGGTAATCAGATCCTTGGCCGCGCGCTGGGCATGGACACCTACAAGCTCAAGTTCGGACACCGCGGCATCAACGTGCCGGTGCGCAACCAGCTCACCGGCAAGATTGACATCACGTCCCAGAACCATGGCTTCGCCCTGGCCAGCCCGTCTGGCAAGGAGGACCCTGCCGGCGAGGAATTCGATACCGACTTCGGCCCAGCCATCGTCTCCCACACTTGCCTGAACGACAACACCATTGAAGGCGTTGCCCTCAAGGATGGGATGGCCTACTCGGTGCAGTACCACCCGGAGTCTGCTGCTGGCCCCCACGATGCCAACTCGCTCTTTGACCAGTTCATCGAGCTTATGGCCGAAAAGTCCCCGAACAAGTAAACCGCAACCAGGAAAAGGAAGAAGAAACTTATGCCAAAGCGCACCGACATCAATCACGTCCTGGTTATCGGCTCCGGCCCGATCGTCATCGGCCAAGCCTGCGAGTTCGACTACTCCGGCACCCAGGCGTGCCGCGTCCTGAAGGAAGAGGGCCTGCGCGTGACGCTGGTCAACTCCAACCCGGCCACCATCATGACGGACCCGGAGTTCGCCGATCACACCTACGTCGAGCCCATCGAGCCGGAATTCATTGAGAAGATCCTCCTGAAGGAAAAGGAAGAAGGCCACCCCATCGATGCCGTGCTGGCAACCCTTGGTGGCCAGACCGCTCTCAACGCTGCGGTTCAGCTAGACCGCCTCGGCATCCTGGACAAGTACGGTATCGAACTCATCGGCGCGGACATCGACGCCATTGAGCGCGGTGAAGACCGCCAGAAGTTCAAGGACATCGTTGCCTCCATTGGTGGCGAGTCCGCGCGGTCCCGCGTGTGCCACTCCATGGAGGAAGTCCACGAGACCGTGGCGGAACTCGGACTGCCGGTCGTCGTACGGCCGTCTTTCACCATGGGCGGCCTAGGCTCTGGTCTCGCCTTCAACGAGGAGGATCTTGAGCGCATCGCTGGCGGCGGCTTGGCTGCGTCGCCCGAAGCTAATGTGCTCATCGAAGAATCCATCCTGGGCTGGAAGGAATTTGAGCTTGAGCTCATGCGTGATGGCGACGACAACGTGGTGGTTATTGCCTCCATCGAGAACGTCGACGCTCTGGGCGTGCACACGGGTGACTCCGTGACCGTGGCCCCGGCGCTGACCTTGACCGACCGCGAGTACCAGAAGATGCGTGACCAGGGCATCGCCATCATCCGAGAGGTCGGCGTTGACACCGGTGGCTGCAACATTCAGTTTGCTGTTAACCCCCAGGACGGCCGCATCATCACCATTGAGATGAACCCGCGCGTTTCCCGTTCCTCCGCGTTGGCATCTAAGGCCACTGGTTTCCCGATTGCGAAGCTGGCGGCCAAGCTGGCCATCGGCTACACCCTCGATGAGGTGCGCAACGACATCACCGGAGTTACTCCAGCTGCATTTGAGCCGACCTTGGACTACGTCATTGTCAAGGCTCCGCGCTTTGCTTTTGAGAAGTTCCCAGGCGCCGATGACACCTTGACCACCACGATGAAGTCGGTGGGTGAGGCCATGGGCATTGGTCGAAACTACATTTCCGGCCTTAACAAGGTTATGCGCTCGTTGGAAGGCAAGCCCGCTGGTTTCTGGACCCAGCCGGATGAGTACTTCGCTGGTGAACGCGCCACCGACCTGGAAGCAGTGCTGAAGGACTTGGAGCGCCCGACCGAAGGCCGCATGTACGACATCGAGCTGGCCTTCCGCCTCGGTGCCACCGTGGAACAGCTCCACGAGCACTCCAAGCTCGACCCGTGGTTCCTGGCTGAGCTCGAGGCGCTCGTCGATTTCCGCACAGAGCTCGTCGAAGCACCGGTGCTTGATGCCGCGCTCCTGCGTCGCGCCAAGGTCTTTGGCCTGTCCGACGCCCAGATTGCCGCCCTGCGTCCGGAGTTTGCTGGCGAGGACGGCGTGCGCTCCCTGCGCTGGTCCCTGGGCATTCGTCCGGTGTACAAGACCGTCGATACGTGTGCTGGTGAGTTTGAGGCGCAGACCCCGTACCACTACAGCACCTATGAGCTGGACCCAGATGCTGAGTCCGAGGTCGGCCCGATGGCGGAGGGGAAGAAGGGCAAGGTCATCATCTTGGGCTCCGGCCCGAACCGCATCGGTCAAGGCATCGAGTTTGACTACTCCTGCGTCCACGCCGCCCTGGAGCTGTCCCGCAAGGGGTATGAGACCGTCATGGTCAACTGCAACCCGGAGACCGTGTCCACGGACTACGACACCGCGGATCGTCTCTACTTCGAGCCGTTGACCTTCGAGGACGTTATGGAGGTCTACCACGCTGAGGCGCAGTCCGGCGAGGTCGCCGGCGTCATCGTCCAGCTCGGTGGCCAAACCCCGCTCGGCCTGGCAGAGCGCCTCACCGCTGCGGGCGTACCGGTGGTGGGCACTTCCGCTGCTGCCATTGACCTGGCAGAGGACCGCGGCGAGTTCGGCAAGGTCCTGGAAGAAGCCGAGCTGCCGGCCCCGGCCTTCGGTACCGCCACGTCCTTTGACGAGGCCCGCGAGGTTGCCGCTGGCATTGGCTACCCGGTGCTAGTCCGCCCGTCCTACGTGCTGGGTGGACGCGGCATGGAGATCGTCTATGACGAGGGCTCCCTGCGTGACTACATCGACCGCGCTACCGAAATCACCTCCGATCACCCCGTCTTGGTGGATCGCTTCCTTGATAACGCCATCGAGATCGACGTCGATGCGCTGTGCGACGGCGAGGAGGTCTACCTGGGCGGCGTCATGGAACACATTGAGGAAGCCGGCATCCACTCTGGTGACTCCTCGTGCGCGCTCCCGCCGATGACGCTTGGCCCGCAGGATATTGAGAAGGTGCGTGAATCGACGCGTCGACTAGCGCACGGCATTGGCGTCAAGGGTCTGATGAACGTTCAATACGCCCTCAAGGACGACACTCTGTACGTCATTGAGGCTAACCCTCGTGCCTCCCGTACCGTGCCGTTCGTGTCCAAAGCCACGGGTGTTCCGCTGGCCAAGGCTGCCGCGCGCGTCATGCTGGGTGATTCCATTGCGCAATTGCGTGGAGAAGGCATCATCCCGTCCAACTACGATGGCGGATCCCTCCCGCTGGAGCACCCGATTGCGGTGAAGGAAGCCGTCCTTCCGTTCAACCGCTTCCGCCGCCCAGATGGACAGCTGCTGGACACCCTGCTGTCCCCAGAGATGAAGTCCACTGGTGAGGTGATGGGCTTGGCCGATAACTTCGGCGCGGCCTACGCCAAGGGTGAGACGGCGGCCTTCGGTGAGCTGCCAACGGAGGGCACGGTCTTCGTATCCGTGGCTAACCGTGACAAGCGCACCCTGATTTTCCCGATCCAGCGTCTGGCCTATATGGGCTACACCATCGTGGCCACCGATGGCACTGCGCAGATGTTGCGTCGCAATGGTGTGGAGTGTGAGGTCGCTACGAAGGTTTCGGAGGCCAAGGACGGCGAGGAGTCCATCGTTGATGCCATCCTCGGCGGCAAGGTGGACCTCATCCTCAACACCCCAGCTGGTTCCGCGGGTGCCCGCCACGATGGCTATGACATCCGTGCCGCCGCTGTGTCGGTTGGTGTTCCGCTGGTCACGACTGTCCAGGGCGTCACTGCCGCGGTGCAGGGTATTGAAGCATTGCGCCAGGGTGATCTCAAGGTGCGCGCACTTCAGGAGCTCGAGCATGCCCCAGCCAAGTAGCACTGTCGCGTCCTTTGGCGAGCGCGCTGTCGCAGCCGGACGTGAGCGAGGACGTCTGTGCGTGGGCATTGACCCGCACCCACACCTACTTGAGGCGTGGGGCCTGACTGTCGATGTTGACGGCCTGCGCACCTTCACCATGACGTGTGTGGAGGCTTTTGCTGACACCGCAGCCATAGTGAAGCCGCAGGTGGCTTTCTTCGAGCGCTTCGGCTCCCGCGGCTTCGCAGTGCTAGAGGACGCCCTGGCGGCGCTGCGTGAGCAGGGCTGCTTGAGTCTGGCCGATGCCAAACGCGGCGATATCGGCTCCACCATGGCCGGCTATGCCGATGCCTGGCTGGGGGAGAGCTCTCCTCTGCGTGCGGACGCCGTAACGGTGTCGCCCTACCTCGGCGTTGGTGCTCTGAATCCAGTCTTTGACCTTGCCGAGGCGACAGGCAGGGGAGTATTCGTTCTTGCCGCGACCTCAAATCCGGAAGCAGTGGCCCTCCAGTCATTAAGCGTTGATGGGCGAAGTGTAGCCCAACGCGTTGTGGACGAGCTCGCAGAACGCAACACGGCGGCCGGGGCGGCTGTAGGTGCTCTCGGCGTGGTCGTTGGCGCGACCCTCGACACGCCGCCCGAGCTAGACCAATTAAATGGTCCTGTGCTGCTTCCAGGCGTCGGCGCCCAGGGAGCCACGCCTGACGACGTCCGTACACTGACTGCGGCGGCGCCTGAACTGGGGTTTGCCAACGTGTCACGAGCCATTCTTTCACATGGCCCACAGGTCGCTGACCTGCGTGAATCCGTCATATCGACGGCTGCGGAGTTCCGGGATTAAGTGTGCGGCGCGCCCGATTAACGAGCGCGCCGTTTACCTGGTATTTTGTTTAGGGCATATGCGTTGACGTGCAGGAACCTTTAGAACAAGGGGGCCGGGTTACGTCATCGTGTACAGACCAGTGCTAGGATTGCCAGAAGTCGGTTCGTGGAGATGCTAAAAGCTATTTCGCGCTGGGGAAACAAACCCCTGAGGACCGAAAATCTGGTGCTAGCCATCAGACGAAAATGTTCACACTAATGAAATCGGAGGAAACCCGTGGCCCTTCCCAAGTTGACTGATGAGCAGCGCAAGGAAGCTCTCGCAAAGGCCGCTGAGGCCCGCAAGGCTCGCGCTGAGCTTAAGGCTGCGCTGAAGCGCGGCGAGACCAACCTGCAGGACGTTCTGGAGAAGGCTGAGACCGACGAGATTATCGGCAAGACCAAGGTCTCTGCTCTCCTCGAGGCCCTGCCGAAGGTGGGCAAGGTCAAGGCCAAGGAAATCATGGAGGACCTGGAGATTGCTCAGACCCGTCGCCTGCGTGGCCTGGGTGACCGTCAGCGTCGCGCCCTGCTCGAGCGTTTCGGCTACGGCGAGTAATTAGCGCAATGGCTGACGAAACTGCACGCGGACGGCTGGTCGTACTGGCCGGTCCGTCTGCTGTGGGTAAGTCCACTGTGGTTTCGCGCCTGCGTGACGATATTGACAACCTCTACTTCAGCGTCTCTATGACGACGCGCCAACCCCGTCCTGGCGAGTCCGACGGGGTTGACTATTTCTTCGTCAGCCCGGAGGCCTTCCAGGAGCACATTGACGCCGGAGACATGCTCGAGTGGGCAGAAATTCATGGCGGCTTGCAGCGTTCCGGTACGCCGGCTCAGCCCGTGCAGGAGGCCATGACGTCTGGTCGCCCGGTGTTGGTGGAGGTTGATCTTGCAGGCGCCCGCAACGTCAAAGCGGCGATGCCGGAGGCGGAAACCGTGTTTCTCGCCCCGCCGTCATGGGAAGTTCTGGTTGAGCGCCTTACTGGGCGGGGAACCGAACCCCAGGACGTTATCGACCGCAGGTTGCAGACCGCAGAGACGGAGCTTGCCGCGCAAAAGGAGTTCGACCACGTCGTTGTCAATAATGACCTCGATGAGGCCGTTGCTGCTATTAGTGCTATCCTGCGTGGATAGACCAAGATTTTGACCATCTATCAACAGTAAAGGTGCATGTGACCAACGTGACCACACCTGCTAATTCTGAGGCCGTCAAGCCGGAGCCAGTCTTCGATCCGCCGACGGGCATTACCGCCCCGCCGATCGATGAGCTCCTGGACAAGGTCTCGTCCAAGTACGCACTGGTGATCTTCGCTGCAAAGCGCGCGCGTCAGATCAACAGCTACTACCAGGAACAAGACGAAGGCGTATTCGAGTTCGTTGGACCGCTGGTGACCCCGGAGCCGGGTGAGAAGCCGCTGTCCATCGCTCTGCGCGAAATTGAGGCCGGTCTCCTAGACCACGAGGAAGGCAACTAATCTTCCTTGAGCGCTCGGCAGGCGGGTGAGTGCCCGGTGCCGCGCCTTGTAACCCACCCTGTGCATCGTGTGCGGATGCCCGGGTGGGTTTTCTGCGTCTTGGGTAACATTGTCCGAGTGAATGACGTACAGGAGAACCCAGACATGACCAGCAACCCGCGTCGCATTCTTGTCGGCGTGGCGGGTGGTATCGCCGCGTATAAGGCCTGCCACCTCATTCGTGACTTCAAAGAGCATGGCGATGATGTGCGCGTGGTTCCCACCGAACCCGCGCTCAACTTTGTTGGGGCAGCAACTTTTGAGGCGCTTTCTGGGAACCCAGTGTCGACCACGGTTTTCGATGCTGTGGATGACGTTCAGCATGTGGCCTTGGGGCAGCAGGCCGACGCCGTCGTCATTGCTCCAGCGACTGCGGACCTCATTGCCCGCTTGGCCGGTGGCCGTGCTGATGACTTGCTAACAGCCTCAGTCCTCGTGGCTACCTGCCCGATCGTCGTTGTGCCTGCCATGCACACGGAGATGTGGCTTAACCCGGCTACGCAGGACAATGTTGCTACGCTTCGTCGCCGTGGCATCACTGTTATGGAACCCGCTCATGGGCGTCTTACCGGCAAGGACACCGGCGCTGGGCGTCTTCCGGAACCTAGCCAAATTGCGGAGTTTGCACGTACGGTCCTTGCCGGCCACCCCGTTCCGTTCGATTGGAAGGGCCGTAAGGTCGTGGTTTCTGCTGGCGGCACCCAGGAAAACCTCGATCCGGTTCGCTACATAGGTAATCGATCGTCCGGACGCCAGGGTTTCGCCTTGGCGGAGCTCGCTGCACAGCGGGGCGCGGACGTGACCATCGTGGCTGGAAATACCGAGGAAATTCCTGTGCCGTCGGGAGCGACTATTCTCCGTGTGACGTCGACGCGCGACATGGAGAAGGCCATGAATGAGTCCGCGGCTGATGCCGATGTTGTCATCATGGCGGCCGCTGTAGCGGATTATCGTCCAGCTACTGTTGCTGGCTCGAAGATGAAAAAGGGAGCTGCGGACGAGCAACTCGCGCAGCTCGAGCTGGTGGAGAATCCGGATATCCTTAAGGGCCTTGTAGCCCGCCGTGACGGCGGTGAGCTCAAGAAAGATGCTGTCATCGTGGGCTTTGCTGCAGAAACTGGTGATGCAAACACGAGTGTGCTTGAGTACGCCCAGCAGAAATTCAAGAAAAAGGGCTGCGATGTGCTCATGGCCAATGAAGTGGGTGAGGGCAAAGTATTTGGACAGTCCACGAGCGCCGGCTGGATTCTTCGCCGAAATGCCGAACCGCTGGAGGTCGCTCACGGCAGTAAACAGGTGGTTGCGGCACAGATTCTCGATGCTGTGAATGAAAAGCTAGCGAAGTAGTGGTCGTTCTTGCAGATATAGACTGCTTGGTCTACGATGGCCTAGTGTTAACGCGTCGGGCTTTCAAGCTGGCATTGCGTCCCAGTTTCTTTTTTCCTTACG is a genomic window of Corynebacterium singulare containing:
- a CDS encoding dihydroorotase, translating into MTTYPDTGALSAPAEGTLLITNVRPYGEGEPTSVLIKDGVIASLGTANDATEDTEPDRTIDAGGHVLLPGLVDMHVHLREPGREDTETIETGSRAAAKGGFTAVFTMANTSPVTDQPIIAESVWAKGQARGLCDVHPVGSITKGLEGKTLTEFGMMARSDAKVRMFSDDGKCVQDPQLMRRALEYAKGLDVLLAQHAEDHRMTEGASANEGEVAARLGLRGWPRVAEESIVARDALLARDYGNRMHICHASTKGTVELLKWAKEQDIPLTAEVTPHHLLMTDEKLVTYDGVFRVNPPLREEADTLALRQALLDGLIDVVATDHAPHGSEDKCVEFENAKPGMLGLESSLAVIAKLFVATGLADWRFVARVMSERPAEITRLPGHGRPIAVGEPANLTIVDPKHSWVSDSTRLASKSDNNPYEGEEFGARVTHTILRGAVTYDLAADQSGQ
- the mihF gene encoding integration host factor, actinobacterial type — encoded protein: MALPKLTDEQRKEALAKAAEARKARAELKAALKRGETNLQDVLEKAETDEIIGKTKVSALLEALPKVGKVKAKEIMEDLEIAQTRRLRGLGDRQRRALLERFGYGE
- the carA gene encoding glutamine-hydrolyzing carbamoyl-phosphate synthase small subunit; translation: MPAILVLADGRTFRGHGFGATGTTLGEAVFTTAMTGYQETMTDPSYHRQIVVTAAPQIGNTGWNDEDNESHGDTIWVAGLVIRDLARRVSNWRAARTLPEEMEKQGIIGISGIDTRTVVRHLRNHGSIKAGLFSGEAAERDVAELIEEVKNQPSMAGLDLSEEVSTDKPYTIEAVGEKCYTVVAYDMGVKTATPNNFAQRGIETIVVPANTPFEEITQYNPDGVFVSNGPGDPATADAMVEVVRDILAAKYPFFGICFGNQILGRALGMDTYKLKFGHRGINVPVRNQLTGKIDITSQNHGFALASPSGKEDPAGEEFDTDFGPAIVSHTCLNDNTIEGVALKDGMAYSVQYHPESAAGPHDANSLFDQFIELMAEKSPNK
- the rpoZ gene encoding DNA-directed RNA polymerase subunit omega — protein: MTNVTTPANSEAVKPEPVFDPPTGITAPPIDELLDKVSSKYALVIFAAKRARQINSYYQEQDEGVFEFVGPLVTPEPGEKPLSIALREIEAGLLDHEEGN
- the pyrF gene encoding orotidine-5'-phosphate decarboxylase; translated protein: MPQPSSTVASFGERAVAAGRERGRLCVGIDPHPHLLEAWGLTVDVDGLRTFTMTCVEAFADTAAIVKPQVAFFERFGSRGFAVLEDALAALREQGCLSLADAKRGDIGSTMAGYADAWLGESSPLRADAVTVSPYLGVGALNPVFDLAEATGRGVFVLAATSNPEAVALQSLSVDGRSVAQRVVDELAERNTAAGAAVGALGVVVGATLDTPPELDQLNGPVLLPGVGAQGATPDDVRTLTAAAPELGFANVSRAILSHGPQVADLRESVISTAAEFRD
- the coaBC gene encoding bifunctional phosphopantothenoylcysteine decarboxylase/phosphopantothenate--cysteine ligase CoaBC, with the protein product MTSNPRRILVGVAGGIAAYKACHLIRDFKEHGDDVRVVPTEPALNFVGAATFEALSGNPVSTTVFDAVDDVQHVALGQQADAVVIAPATADLIARLAGGRADDLLTASVLVATCPIVVVPAMHTEMWLNPATQDNVATLRRRGITVMEPAHGRLTGKDTGAGRLPEPSQIAEFARTVLAGHPVPFDWKGRKVVVSAGGTQENLDPVRYIGNRSSGRQGFALAELAAQRGADVTIVAGNTEEIPVPSGATILRVTSTRDMEKAMNESAADADVVIMAAAVADYRPATVAGSKMKKGAADEQLAQLELVENPDILKGLVARRDGGELKKDAVIVGFAAETGDANTSVLEYAQQKFKKKGCDVLMANEVGEGKVFGQSTSAGWILRRNAEPLEVAHGSKQVVAAQILDAVNEKLAK
- the gmk gene encoding guanylate kinase, with the translated sequence MADETARGRLVVLAGPSAVGKSTVVSRLRDDIDNLYFSVSMTTRQPRPGESDGVDYFFVSPEAFQEHIDAGDMLEWAEIHGGLQRSGTPAQPVQEAMTSGRPVLVEVDLAGARNVKAAMPEAETVFLAPPSWEVLVERLTGRGTEPQDVIDRRLQTAETELAAQKEFDHVVVNNDLDEAVAAISAILRG
- the carB gene encoding carbamoyl-phosphate synthase large subunit, whose amino-acid sequence is MPKRTDINHVLVIGSGPIVIGQACEFDYSGTQACRVLKEEGLRVTLVNSNPATIMTDPEFADHTYVEPIEPEFIEKILLKEKEEGHPIDAVLATLGGQTALNAAVQLDRLGILDKYGIELIGADIDAIERGEDRQKFKDIVASIGGESARSRVCHSMEEVHETVAELGLPVVVRPSFTMGGLGSGLAFNEEDLERIAGGGLAASPEANVLIEESILGWKEFELELMRDGDDNVVVIASIENVDALGVHTGDSVTVAPALTLTDREYQKMRDQGIAIIREVGVDTGGCNIQFAVNPQDGRIITIEMNPRVSRSSALASKATGFPIAKLAAKLAIGYTLDEVRNDITGVTPAAFEPTLDYVIVKAPRFAFEKFPGADDTLTTTMKSVGEAMGIGRNYISGLNKVMRSLEGKPAGFWTQPDEYFAGERATDLEAVLKDLERPTEGRMYDIELAFRLGATVEQLHEHSKLDPWFLAELEALVDFRTELVEAPVLDAALLRRAKVFGLSDAQIAALRPEFAGEDGVRSLRWSLGIRPVYKTVDTCAGEFEAQTPYHYSTYELDPDAESEVGPMAEGKKGKVIILGSGPNRIGQGIEFDYSCVHAALELSRKGYETVMVNCNPETVSTDYDTADRLYFEPLTFEDVMEVYHAEAQSGEVAGVIVQLGGQTPLGLAERLTAAGVPVVGTSAAAIDLAEDRGEFGKVLEEAELPAPAFGTATSFDEAREVAAGIGYPVLVRPSYVLGGRGMEIVYDEGSLRDYIDRATEITSDHPVLVDRFLDNAIEIDVDALCDGEEVYLGGVMEHIEEAGIHSGDSSCALPPMTLGPQDIEKVRESTRRLAHGIGVKGLMNVQYALKDDTLYVIEANPRASRTVPFVSKATGVPLAKAAARVMLGDSIAQLRGEGIIPSNYDGGSLPLEHPIAVKEAVLPFNRFRRPDGQLLDTLLSPEMKSTGEVMGLADNFGAAYAKGETAAFGELPTEGTVFVSVANRDKRTLIFPIQRLAYMGYTIVATDGTAQMLRRNGVECEVATKVSEAKDGEESIVDAILGGKVDLILNTPAGSAGARHDGYDIRAAAVSVGVPLVTTVQGVTAAVQGIEALRQGDLKVRALQELEHAPAK
- a CDS encoding aspartate carbamoyltransferase catalytic subunit, translating into MKHLINIADVSAQEILGLMDEADRFREALDGREVKKLPTLRGRTVFTLFYENSTRTRSSFETAGKWMSADVINLSASSSSVNKGESLKDTGLTLTSIGADAIIIRHPSSGAAQQLASWVAPDGQGPSVINAGDGSHQHPTQALLDATTMRQRLNLDTERSAGGTGFEGLKVTIVGDCLHSRVVRSNVDLLSTLGAEVTLVAPPTLLPYGVDTWPVRVSHDLDAEVANADVVMMLRVQAERMNGGFFPSHREYASLYGLSKDRAAAMKKDAIIMHPGPMVRGMEINYAVADYDNAAVLQQVNNGVHVRMATLFTLLTNGENAGI